In Haloplanus rubicundus, one DNA window encodes the following:
- a CDS encoding 2-keto-4-pentenoate hydratase, which produces MTESIDDETVDGLAERLYDAYRRGDPLDAATLPDLDVADGYAVQRAVADRREVDEGPSVGYKVGFTSAAIREELGVDEPAYGRVLADTVREEGRLDDGDDLIDPKIEPEIAVRLATPLDPPATPVDALAAIDAVVPVIEVVDSRVADWELTAGSAVADNALAARVVHGDRIADPAAVDLPLEGVVVRRNGERVATGVGADVLGSPARVVAWLAEALADRGERLAAGDLVSTGSLTELVSLDPGDTVEARFATLGSVTVSRGYCSD; this is translated from the coding sequence ATGACCGAATCCATCGACGACGAGACGGTCGACGGCCTCGCGGAGCGACTGTACGACGCCTACCGACGTGGCGACCCCCTCGACGCGGCGACGCTCCCGGATCTCGACGTCGCCGACGGCTACGCGGTCCAGCGGGCCGTGGCCGACCGCCGCGAGGTCGACGAGGGACCGAGCGTCGGCTACAAGGTCGGGTTCACCTCGGCAGCGATCCGGGAGGAGTTGGGCGTCGACGAACCCGCCTACGGGCGCGTGCTCGCCGACACCGTCCGCGAGGAGGGACGACTCGACGACGGCGACGACTTGATCGATCCGAAGATCGAACCGGAGATAGCCGTCCGACTGGCCACGCCGCTCGACCCGCCGGCGACGCCGGTCGACGCGCTGGCAGCCATCGACGCCGTGGTCCCCGTGATCGAGGTGGTCGACTCCCGGGTCGCGGACTGGGAGCTGACGGCCGGGAGCGCCGTCGCGGACAACGCCCTCGCGGCGCGGGTGGTCCACGGCGACCGAATCGCCGACCCCGCGGCCGTCGACCTCCCGCTCGAAGGCGTCGTCGTCCGCCGGAACGGCGAGCGGGTGGCCACGGGCGTCGGCGCCGACGTACTCGGGTCGCCCGCCCGCGTCGTCGCGTGGCTGGCCGAGGCGCTCGCCGACCGTGGCGAGCGACTGGCCGCCGGCGACCTCGTCTCGACCGGATCGCTCACCGAACTCGTGTCGCTCGACCCCGGCGACACCGTCGAGGCGCGCTTCGCCACGCTCGGGTCGGTGACGGTGTCGCGGGGATACTGTTCAGATTAG